From Etheostoma cragini isolate CJK2018 chromosome 10, CSU_Ecrag_1.0, whole genome shotgun sequence, the proteins below share one genomic window:
- the lrrtm2 gene encoding leucine-rich repeat transmembrane neuronal protein 2 — protein MGFHSRWSLVGPAPAALCVISMLLVCLLPPASCTTCPQKCRCEDLQFYCDTQGLQAPPDGVDKGALGLSLRHNSITDLSPDQFYGFSQLTWLHLDHNQITTVQEDAFQGLYKLKDLNLSSNRITKLPNTTFIHLINLQILDLSFNQMTALEPELFHGLRKLQILHLRSNLLRTTPVRAFWDCRSLEYLGLSSNRLRSLARNGFAGLIKLKELHLEHNQLTKINLAHFPRLVALQFLYLQWNKISNLTCGMEWTWTTLEKLDLTGNEIRVLTSDVFQTLPNLKILLLDNNKLSSLDPQVMDMWQSLGTIGLSSNFWECTKRICSLATWLSTFKGRWEHSILCHSPEYAQGEEILDAVYGFQLCQNFSAPVVQTISTTTDASIAAEITSSLFGIMQPTPTQDYAEDFVSFTTVTTTTTTTTPPRTAQATTAKLEEAAVTEDFSAMDNTVMTHRVIIGTMALLFSFFFIIFVVYISRKCCPPTLRRIRHCSAIQNRRQMRTQQRQPMADLATQVPYNEYEPSHEEGALVIINGYGQCKCQQLPYKECEV, from the exons ATGG GTTTCCATTCAAGGTGGTCATTGGTGGGACCTGCACCAGCGGCTCTGTGTGTGATCAGCATGCTCCTAGTGTGCCTGCTGCCTCCTGCATCGTGCACAACCTGCCCTCAAAAATGTCGCTGTGAGGACCTGCAGTTCTACTGCGACACCCAGGGGCTTCAGGCACCCCCAGATGGTGTGGACAAGGGGGCCCTGGGGTTGTCACTACGCCACAATAGCATCACTGATCTCAGCCCTGATCAATTTTATGGCTTCAGCCAGCTTACATGGCTACATCTAGACCACAATCAGATTACAACCGTACAAGAGGACGCCTTCCAAGGGCTCTACAAGCTGAAAGACCTCAATCTAAGCTCCAATCGTATCACCAAGTTGCCCAACACAACCTTCATCCACCTCATCAATCTCCAGATACTGGACCTGTCCTTCAATCAGATGACTGCATTGGAACCAGAACTGTTTCATGGACTGAGGAAGCTTCAGATACTCCACCTCCGTTCCAATTTACTTCGCACCACACCTGTTCGGGCATTCTGGGACTGCCGCAGCCTGGAATATCTGGGCCTAAGCAGCAATCGTTTACGGAGTCTGGCCCGGAACGGATTTGCTGGGCTCATTAAGCTTAAAGAGCTCCACTTGGAGCACAATCAGCTGACCAAGATCAACTTGGCCCATTTCCCTCGCCTTGTTGCCCTCCAGTTTCTTTATCTGCAGTGGAATAAAATCAGCAACTTAACATGTGGCATGGAGTGGACCTGGACCACTTTAGAGAAGCTGGACCTCACAGGAAATGAAATCCGTGTCCTGACATCTGATGTGTTTCAAACGCTGCCAAATTTAAAGATTTTGCTGCTGGATAACAACAAACTAAGCAGTCTGGATCCACAAGTCATGGATATGTGGCAGTCTCTGGGTACCATTGGGCTGTCTAGCAACTTTTGGGAATGTACCAAAAGGATTTGCTCTCTGGCCACTTGGCTAAGCACCTTTAAAGGAAGGTGGGAACATTCCATTCTCTGCCATAGTCCTGAATATGCCCAAGGTGAGGAGATACTTGATGCCGTTTATGGATTCCAGCTTTGCCAGAATTTTTCAGCGCCGGTTGTTCAGACCATAAGTACTACCACAGACGCTTCTATAGCTGCAGAGATCACAAGCTCCTTGTTCGGAATTATGCAGCCGACCCCCACGCAGGACTACGCAGAGGATTTTGTGAGCTTTACCACAGTCACTaccacaacaactacaacaacaccaccacGCACTGCTCAAGCAACTACTGCTAAATTGGAAGAGGCAGCTGTAACAGAGGACTTCTCTGCAATGGACAACACTGTTATGACTCACAGGGTTATCATTGGAACTATGGCCCTTctattttcattctttttcatcattttcgTTGTGTACATCTCACGGAAGTGCTGCCCTCCCACCCTGCGCCGGATACGCCACTGTTCGGCTATTCAGAACCGCAGACAGATGAGGACCCAGCAGCGGCAGCCTATGGCAGATCTAGCTACACAGGTACCCTATAATGAGTATGAGCCCAGCCATGAAGAAGGGGCACTTGTGATCATTAACGGCTACGGGCAGTGCAAGTGTCAGCAACTGCCTTACAAAGAGTGTGAAGTATGA